Proteins encoded by one window of Cloeon dipterum chromosome 4, ieCloDipt1.1, whole genome shotgun sequence:
- the LOC135941938 gene encoding titin-like isoform X1 codes for MKRSVSADRAPRPHELQPFNNVKPARPTLRASSVGCDVRCGCQFFGTDSLLPERRALMLAGRPLGMVPPSSASSSPSGSFRSPVPNRTGVLRREAFIAGRTRSSEAAAGDHEYEPVSPRRPPQVLVSGPYDRYEPELGMAPGREGSNDSNDRILKEKKFLHHDSFDDEMTYFRRAPLNQQNSEEDRIMAIDEHDHGIEREDAAPSPAGTASSRTDIELNTSQVDSSALEDLPLSREARRKQRLENEAEERGPGAAARSLQSIRNQAGRLRAKMRAMKRPKINLPDRPKFNMPERPKFKMPERPKFKMPERPKFNLPDRPKFNLPERPKFNFPDRPKFKMPERPNFNFPSISLPRPRRVLREKNGEEQSVHTDTPMVDTPSKRNYFDFKTYPRLFDRKNKRRELNISAPMQVRAPRLPPVEFHYDDEEEDMDPIKPELPPRRRGSQDSSKNRWASKFSELEYMDEENYKELRKNGSVQPFDDEDEDEEIRQLQKELRKQHSNDSEQECSESLSGFRDRDFGYTLSLVNRQATPLNNQQRQQNVIVPLDDEEEISLPGSDQEVNHSSGSSSDRRRQGVLEEISSDEFFLREKGVSQDDVDVERYLSREIKETFRPTVDTEALLMENSTVNEADLARTYRGTPERISPSHKARPPRKTRSIKNSSNLSTPPASEVVTKDKEEDEQEQEVEKKENKEDTSWYFNTFPPNKPTRERRRQLRHERHKASTMTRKAGPKAPQRKTKTRSEFTIGNTSDWSVAPDQEWLNNLESHIVPKEVEAQSNEPDYIIPEVETPSAPKRGRKQSKRPDEDARSYISYVSKASDMTEEPGYAYVVKPGVISYEQTQATPPPRRARQFPTAQRRKKSRPLSGNGASHFFTMPHRKPMPVRPSRNYATLGPSRPPRRQRRASLEDVRSESLQSGAVIQKMKERPLPPPPRPPRKERGQDGDLDAMEAEFAAMSENAPLADDEDLDIIRSPEPQTAKKDVSPTQSEEHVISAHLTLENSEIVVIQEDVKSEKDDQKVPVEAPREVAPETQDEVPSVPAEADTEIPSSTQIEQEDQERFIEPEEGIELPDEIERLQESFPDVALPIEEPTPELKVQEAFQESPAQIPQEHPAEIVVEPPVQVVVVEASEKYPEVSVEAVPQLPIEAVEVPSRAAEPSIVSYEQEPQVESVVSLVEPVIPQVEEVIPQVESVIEEPVLVEDVVPSNQEISTQFDEPCVEEVTVSTQTDPLPEDVLIGEIVPAETEDVACGPSEVQEVQHHQQQQQPIVEAPVLAAPVSSSSSQNELAPAVAALLEALRAGQLRLDLLDVGRLSVSELQAGRMLVSDIEGMNLNVADLHSNSGALVLSSVQAPMDALAEALLAAAQRMIPPPPPPPQIIHVPSPPPPHSDMQCQTQTPKSTPPRQPSQAIEDVVEAAEAQQLEVQEVSISRYSPLPVFTTEQVLALQAAALSSVTRERSRDRSMPPPPPTTDFGAPPPPFQQQQQQDVDPGILELGNRLARACCCATLSALRRVVTYTEQQANSLADETRERSGLQMALCVVLVLVAGIILVASMGGNGDAVHHHHWDFYMPK; via the exons ATGAAGCGCAGCGTGAGCGCCGACCGGGCGCCGCGGCCGCACGAGCTGCAGCCGTTCAACAACGTGAAGCCGGCGCGGCCGACGCTGCGGGCGTCGAGCGTGGGCTGCGACGTGCGCTGCGGCTGCCAGTTCTTCGGCACCGACTCGCTGCTGCCCGAGAGGCGCGCCCTCATGCTGGCAGGCCGGCCCCTGGGCATGGTGCCGCCCTCGTCCGCCTCCAGCTCGCCCAGCGGCAGCTTCCGCTCGCCGGTGCCCAACCGGACGGGCGTCCTCCGCCGCGAGGCCTTCATCGCCGGACGCACCCGCTCCTCCGAAGCCGCCGCCGG GGACCACGAATACGAGCCCGTGTCCCCGCGCCGACCTCCACAGGTCCTGGTTTCTGGACCTTACGATCGATACGAGCCTGAATTAGGAATGGCACCAGGGCGGGAAGGCTCCAACGACAGTAACGACAGAATTCTCAAG GAGAAAAAATTCCTGCACCACGACTCATTTGACGATGAAATGACGTACTTCCGACGAGCTCCGCTGAACCAGCAGAACAGCGAGGAAGACCGCATTATGGCCATAGATGAACATGATCACGGAATTGAGCGCGAGGATGCGGCCCCATCACCTGCGGGTACTGCAAGTTCAAGAACAGACATTGAGCTCAATACAAGCCAG GTTGATTCCTCAGCCCTGGAGGATTTACCGCTGTCCCGAGAGGCACGCAGGAAACAGCGCCTGGAGAACGAAGCGGAGGAGAGGGGCCCCGGTGCCGCCGCGCGCAGCCTGCAGAGCATCAGAAACCAGGCCGGCCGCCTTCGCGCCAAGATGCGGGCGATGAAGCGGCCCAAGATCAACCTGCCCGACCGACCCAAATTCAACATGCCGGAGAGGCCGAAATTCAAAATGCCCGAGCGGCCCAAGTTCAAAATGCCGGAAAGGCCTAAATTCAATCTTCCGGATAGGCCGAAATTTAACCTTCCCGAGAGGCCCAAATTCAACTTCCCAGACAGGCCGAAATTCAAGATGCCTGAAAGGCCAAATTTTAACTTCCCGAGCATCAGCCTGCCGCGTCCGCGCCGCGTGCTGCGCGAGAAGAATGGCGAGGAGCAGTCGGTGCACACGGACACGCCAATGGTAGATACGCCGAGCAAACGCAACTATTTCGACTTCAAGACCTACCCGCGGCTGTTCGACCGCAAGAACAAGCGCCGCGAGTTGAACATCAGCGCGCCGATGCAGGTGCGGGCGCCACGTCTTCCTCCGGTTGAATTTCACTACGACGATGAAGAGGAGGACATGGATCCGATCAAACCGGAGCTGCCGCCGCGTCGCAGGGGCTCGCAGGACAGCAGCAAGAACCGCTGGGCCAGCAAGTTCTCCGAACTCGAGTACATGGACGAGGAGAACTATAAGGAGCTGCGCAAAAACGGCTCTGTGCAGCCCTTTGACGACGAGGACGAGGATGAAGAAATCCGGCAGCTGCAGAAGGAGCTGCGCAAACAGCACTCGAACGATTCGGAGCAGGAGTGCTCGGAGTCGCTGTCCGGCTTCCGGGACAGGGACTTCGGTTACACGTTGTCGCTGGTGAACCGGCAGGCCACACCGCTGAACaaccagcagcggcagcagaacGTCATCGTCCCTCTGGACGACGAGGAGGAGATCAGTCTGCCTGGATCGGACCAGGAGGTGAACCACTCGTCGGGCAGCAGTTCGGACAGACGGCGGCAGGGCGTCCTCGAGGAGATCAGCTCGGATGAATTCTTTCTACGCGAGAAGGGGGTTAGTCAGGACGACGTCGACGTTGAGAGGTACCTCTCGAGGGAGATCAAGGAGACCTTCCGCCCGACAGTGGACACGGAGGCGCTGCTCATGGAAAACTCGACCGTCAACGAGGCCGACCTGGCAAGGACCTACCGCGGCACCCCTGAACGCATCAGTCCGAGCCACAAGGCACGTCCACCGCGCAAGACAAGGTCCATCAAGAACTCGTCCAACCTGAGCACCCCGCCGGCCTCCGAGGTCGTCACCAAGGATAAGGAGGAGGACGAGCAGGAGCAGGAGGTGGAGAAGAAAGAGAATAAGGAGGATACGTCGTGGTACTTTAACACGTTCCCTCCCAACAAGCCAACCAGGGAAAGAAGGCGGCAGCTCCGCCACGAGCGGCACAAGGCGAGCACGATGACTCGCAAGGCTGGGCCCAAGGCTCCACAGCGCAAGACCAAGACCAGGTCTGAGTTCACCATCGGCAACACCAGCGACTGGAGCGTCGCGCCTGATCAGGAATGGCTCAATAATCTTGAATCGCACATCGTACCAAAAGAG GTGGAAGCGCAGTCAAATGAGCCGGATTACATTATTCCTGAAGTCGAAACTCCTTCTGCGCCAAAACGTGGCAGGAAGCAGTCTAAACGCCCAGACGAAGACGCGCGCTCCTACATCTCGTATGTGTCCAAGGCGTCCGACATGACAGAGGAGCCGGGCTACGCGTACGTGGTGAAGCCGGGTGTGATTTCATACGAGCAGACGCAGGCGACGCCTCCGCCGAGGCGCGCCAGGCAGTTCCCGACCGCGCAGCGCAGAAAGAAGTCGCGTCCGCTGAGCGGCAATGGCGCCAGCCACTTCTTCACCATGCCGCACCGCAAGCCGATGCCGGTGCGTCCCTCGCGCAACTACGCCACCCTCGGGCCGTCGCGGCCTCCGCGGAGGCAGCGCAGAGCCTCGCTGGAGGACGTGCGCAGCGAGAGCCTTCAGTCGGGCGCCGTGATTCAGAAGATGAAGGAGAGGCCGCTGCCGCCACCACCGCGTCCTCCGAGGAAGGAACGCGGCCAGGACGGAGATCTCGACGCCATGGAAGCCGAGTTCGCGGCCATGTCCGAGAACGCGCCACTGGCCGATGACGAGGACTTGGACATCATCAGGAGCCCTGAGCCGCAAACCGCCAAGAAAGACGTCAGCCCCACGCAGAGCGAGGAGCACGTGATATCTGCCCACTTGACTCTAGAAAATTCAGAGATAGTGGTGATCCAAGAAGATGTTAAATCTGAAAAAGATGACCAAAAGGTGCCTGTTGAAGCTCCAAGAGAAGTTGCTCCAGAAACTCAGGACGAAGTTCCTTCAGTTCCTGCCGAGGCTGATACGGAAATTCCTTCATCAACTCAGATAGAGCAGGAAGATCAGGAAAGATTCATCGAACCTGAAGAAGGGATAGAACTACCAGATGAAATTGAGAGACTCCAGGAATCTTTTCCCGATGTTGCCTTGCCAATTGAAGAACCAACCCCTGAGCTTAAAGTCCAGGAAGCTTTCCAAGAATCCCCAGCTCAAATTCCACAGGAACACCCAGCTGAAATTGTAGTGGAACCTCCTGTCCAGGTGGTGGTAGTTGAGGCCTCTGAAAAATATCCAGAGGTGTCTGTTGAGGCTGTTCCTCAGCTTCCAATTGAGGCCGTCGAAGTGCCATCAAGAGCAGCAGAGCCTAGCATTGTGTCATATGAGCAGGAGCCACAAGTGGAATCCGTTGTTTCTCTTGTGGAGCCTGTTATTCCACAAGTAGAAGAAGTGATTCCGCAGGTCGAGTCGGTTATAGAAGAGCCTGTTTTGGTCGAAGATGTAGTTCCAAGCAACCAAGAAATTTCAACGCAATTTGACGAACCCTGCGTTGAGGAAGTGACAGTCTCGACTCAAACCGACCCCCTACCTGAGGATGTACTCATTGGTGAAATAGTACCTGCAGAAACAGAAGACGTCGCTTGTGGACCTTCAGAGGTCCAAGAGGTCCAACAtcatcaacaacaacaacagccaATAGTTGAAGCACCTGTCTTGGCGGCACCAGTTTCCTCATCCTCTTCACAAAACGAACTGGCTCCGGCGGTGGCGGCCCTTCTGGAGGCCCTGCGCGCCGGACAGCTGCGCCTGGACCTTCTGGACGTGGGCAGGCTGAGCGTCAGTGAGCTGCAGGCGGGACGGATGCTCGTCTCGGACATTGAGGGCATGAACCTCAACGTAGCTGACCTGCACAGCAACAGCGGCGCCCTGGTGCTCAGCTCGGTGCAGGCGCCGATGGACGCGCTGGCCGAGGCCCTGCTGGCCGCCGCGCAAAGGATGATAcctccaccaccaccacccccACAAATCATCCACGTGCCGTCGCCACCACCACCCCACTCGGACATGCAGTGTCAAACGCAAACACCTAAATCGACCCCGCCTCGGCAGCCCTCTCAGGCAATCGAGGATGTGGTGGAGGCCGCAGAAGCACAGCAGTTGGAGGTGCAAGAAGTGAGCATTTCGAGGTACTCACCGTTGCCCGTATTCACCACGGAGCAGGTGTTGGCGCTGCAGGCAGCCGCCCTGAGCAGCGTGACCCGCGAAAGGTCAAGAGATCGCTCGATgcctccaccgccgccaaCGACCGATTTCGGCGCCCCTCCCCCTCccttccagcagcagcagcagcaggacgTTGACCCTGGCATTTTGGAATTGGGCAACAGGTTGGCCAGGGCGTGTTGTTGCGCCACCCTCTCTGCCCTGCGGAGGGTGGTCACGTACACTGAGCAGCAGGCGAACAGTTTGGCCGACGAAACGCGCGAGCGGAGTGGCCTGCAGATGGCGCTGTGCGTGGTGCTGGTGCTCGTGGCCGGCATCATTCTGGTCGCCAGCATGGGCGGCAACGGCGACGCGGTGCACCACCACCACTGGGACTTTTACATGCCAAAGTGA
- the LOC135941938 gene encoding titin-like isoform X3, whose product MGDHEYEPVSPRRPPQVLVSGPYDRYEPELGMAPGREGSNDSNDRILKEKKFLHHDSFDDEMTYFRRAPLNQQNSEEDRIMAIDEHDHGIEREDAAPSPAGTASSRTDIELNTSQVDSSALEDLPLSREARRKQRLENEAEERGPGAAARSLQSIRNQAGRLRAKMRAMKRPKINLPDRPKFNMPERPKFKMPERPKFKMPERPKFNLPDRPKFNLPERPKFNFPDRPKFKMPERPNFNFPSISLPRPRRVLREKNGEEQSVHTDTPMVDTPSKRNYFDFKTYPRLFDRKNKRRELNISAPMQVRAPRLPPVEFHYDDEEEDMDPIKPELPPRRRGSQDSSKNRWASKFSELEYMDEENYKELRKNGSVQPFDDEDEDEEIRQLQKELRKQHSNDSEQECSESLSGFRDRDFGYTLSLVNRQATPLNNQQRQQNVIVPLDDEEEISLPGSDQEVNHSSGSSSDRRRQGVLEEISSDEFFLREKGVSQDDVDVERYLSREIKETFRPTVDTEALLMENSTVNEADLARTYRGTPERISPSHKARPPRKTRSIKNSSNLSTPPASEVVTKDKEEDEQEQEVEKKENKEDTSWYFNTFPPNKPTRERRRQLRHERHKASTMTRKAGPKAPQRKTKTRSEFTIGNTSDWSVAPDQEWLNNLESHIVPKEVEAQSNEPDYIIPEVETPSAPKRGRKQSKRPDEDARSYISYVSKASDMTEEPGYAYVVKPGVISYEQTQATPPPRRARQFPTAQRRKKSRPLSGNGASHFFTMPHRKPMPVRPSRNYATLGPSRPPRRQRRASLEDVRSESLQSGAVIQKMKERPLPPPPRPPRKERGQDGDLDAMEAEFAAMSENAPLADDEDLDIIRSPEPQTAKKDVSPTQSEEHVISAHLTLENSEIVVIQEDVKSEKDDQKVPVEAPREVAPETQDEVPSVPAEADTEIPSSTQIEQEDQERFIEPEEGIELPDEIERLQESFPDVALPIEEPTPELKVQEAFQESPAQIPQEHPAEIVVEPPVQVVVVEASEKYPEVSVEAVPQLPIEAVEVPSRAAEPSIVSYEQEPQVESVVSLVEPVIPQVEEVIPQVESVIEEPVLVEDVVPSNQEISTQFDEPCVEEVTVSTQTDPLPEDVLIGEIVPAETEDVACGPSEVQEVQHHQQQQQPIVEAPVLAAPVSSSSSQNELAPAVAALLEALRAGQLRLDLLDVGRLSVSELQAGRMLVSDIEGMNLNVADLHSNSGALVLSSVQAPMDALAEALLAAAQRMIPPPPPPPQIIHVPSPPPPHSDMQCQTQTPKSTPPRQPSQAIEDVVEAAEAQQLEVQEVSISRYSPLPVFTTEQVLALQAAALSSVTRERSRDRSMPPPPPTTDFGAPPPPFQQQQQQDVDPGILELGNRLARACCCATLSALRRVVTYTEQQANSLADETRERSGLQMALCVVLVLVAGIILVASMGGNGDAVHHHHWDFYMPK is encoded by the exons ATGGG GGACCACGAATACGAGCCCGTGTCCCCGCGCCGACCTCCACAGGTCCTGGTTTCTGGACCTTACGATCGATACGAGCCTGAATTAGGAATGGCACCAGGGCGGGAAGGCTCCAACGACAGTAACGACAGAATTCTCAAG GAGAAAAAATTCCTGCACCACGACTCATTTGACGATGAAATGACGTACTTCCGACGAGCTCCGCTGAACCAGCAGAACAGCGAGGAAGACCGCATTATGGCCATAGATGAACATGATCACGGAATTGAGCGCGAGGATGCGGCCCCATCACCTGCGGGTACTGCAAGTTCAAGAACAGACATTGAGCTCAATACAAGCCAG GTTGATTCCTCAGCCCTGGAGGATTTACCGCTGTCCCGAGAGGCACGCAGGAAACAGCGCCTGGAGAACGAAGCGGAGGAGAGGGGCCCCGGTGCCGCCGCGCGCAGCCTGCAGAGCATCAGAAACCAGGCCGGCCGCCTTCGCGCCAAGATGCGGGCGATGAAGCGGCCCAAGATCAACCTGCCCGACCGACCCAAATTCAACATGCCGGAGAGGCCGAAATTCAAAATGCCCGAGCGGCCCAAGTTCAAAATGCCGGAAAGGCCTAAATTCAATCTTCCGGATAGGCCGAAATTTAACCTTCCCGAGAGGCCCAAATTCAACTTCCCAGACAGGCCGAAATTCAAGATGCCTGAAAGGCCAAATTTTAACTTCCCGAGCATCAGCCTGCCGCGTCCGCGCCGCGTGCTGCGCGAGAAGAATGGCGAGGAGCAGTCGGTGCACACGGACACGCCAATGGTAGATACGCCGAGCAAACGCAACTATTTCGACTTCAAGACCTACCCGCGGCTGTTCGACCGCAAGAACAAGCGCCGCGAGTTGAACATCAGCGCGCCGATGCAGGTGCGGGCGCCACGTCTTCCTCCGGTTGAATTTCACTACGACGATGAAGAGGAGGACATGGATCCGATCAAACCGGAGCTGCCGCCGCGTCGCAGGGGCTCGCAGGACAGCAGCAAGAACCGCTGGGCCAGCAAGTTCTCCGAACTCGAGTACATGGACGAGGAGAACTATAAGGAGCTGCGCAAAAACGGCTCTGTGCAGCCCTTTGACGACGAGGACGAGGATGAAGAAATCCGGCAGCTGCAGAAGGAGCTGCGCAAACAGCACTCGAACGATTCGGAGCAGGAGTGCTCGGAGTCGCTGTCCGGCTTCCGGGACAGGGACTTCGGTTACACGTTGTCGCTGGTGAACCGGCAGGCCACACCGCTGAACaaccagcagcggcagcagaacGTCATCGTCCCTCTGGACGACGAGGAGGAGATCAGTCTGCCTGGATCGGACCAGGAGGTGAACCACTCGTCGGGCAGCAGTTCGGACAGACGGCGGCAGGGCGTCCTCGAGGAGATCAGCTCGGATGAATTCTTTCTACGCGAGAAGGGGGTTAGTCAGGACGACGTCGACGTTGAGAGGTACCTCTCGAGGGAGATCAAGGAGACCTTCCGCCCGACAGTGGACACGGAGGCGCTGCTCATGGAAAACTCGACCGTCAACGAGGCCGACCTGGCAAGGACCTACCGCGGCACCCCTGAACGCATCAGTCCGAGCCACAAGGCACGTCCACCGCGCAAGACAAGGTCCATCAAGAACTCGTCCAACCTGAGCACCCCGCCGGCCTCCGAGGTCGTCACCAAGGATAAGGAGGAGGACGAGCAGGAGCAGGAGGTGGAGAAGAAAGAGAATAAGGAGGATACGTCGTGGTACTTTAACACGTTCCCTCCCAACAAGCCAACCAGGGAAAGAAGGCGGCAGCTCCGCCACGAGCGGCACAAGGCGAGCACGATGACTCGCAAGGCTGGGCCCAAGGCTCCACAGCGCAAGACCAAGACCAGGTCTGAGTTCACCATCGGCAACACCAGCGACTGGAGCGTCGCGCCTGATCAGGAATGGCTCAATAATCTTGAATCGCACATCGTACCAAAAGAG GTGGAAGCGCAGTCAAATGAGCCGGATTACATTATTCCTGAAGTCGAAACTCCTTCTGCGCCAAAACGTGGCAGGAAGCAGTCTAAACGCCCAGACGAAGACGCGCGCTCCTACATCTCGTATGTGTCCAAGGCGTCCGACATGACAGAGGAGCCGGGCTACGCGTACGTGGTGAAGCCGGGTGTGATTTCATACGAGCAGACGCAGGCGACGCCTCCGCCGAGGCGCGCCAGGCAGTTCCCGACCGCGCAGCGCAGAAAGAAGTCGCGTCCGCTGAGCGGCAATGGCGCCAGCCACTTCTTCACCATGCCGCACCGCAAGCCGATGCCGGTGCGTCCCTCGCGCAACTACGCCACCCTCGGGCCGTCGCGGCCTCCGCGGAGGCAGCGCAGAGCCTCGCTGGAGGACGTGCGCAGCGAGAGCCTTCAGTCGGGCGCCGTGATTCAGAAGATGAAGGAGAGGCCGCTGCCGCCACCACCGCGTCCTCCGAGGAAGGAACGCGGCCAGGACGGAGATCTCGACGCCATGGAAGCCGAGTTCGCGGCCATGTCCGAGAACGCGCCACTGGCCGATGACGAGGACTTGGACATCATCAGGAGCCCTGAGCCGCAAACCGCCAAGAAAGACGTCAGCCCCACGCAGAGCGAGGAGCACGTGATATCTGCCCACTTGACTCTAGAAAATTCAGAGATAGTGGTGATCCAAGAAGATGTTAAATCTGAAAAAGATGACCAAAAGGTGCCTGTTGAAGCTCCAAGAGAAGTTGCTCCAGAAACTCAGGACGAAGTTCCTTCAGTTCCTGCCGAGGCTGATACGGAAATTCCTTCATCAACTCAGATAGAGCAGGAAGATCAGGAAAGATTCATCGAACCTGAAGAAGGGATAGAACTACCAGATGAAATTGAGAGACTCCAGGAATCTTTTCCCGATGTTGCCTTGCCAATTGAAGAACCAACCCCTGAGCTTAAAGTCCAGGAAGCTTTCCAAGAATCCCCAGCTCAAATTCCACAGGAACACCCAGCTGAAATTGTAGTGGAACCTCCTGTCCAGGTGGTGGTAGTTGAGGCCTCTGAAAAATATCCAGAGGTGTCTGTTGAGGCTGTTCCTCAGCTTCCAATTGAGGCCGTCGAAGTGCCATCAAGAGCAGCAGAGCCTAGCATTGTGTCATATGAGCAGGAGCCACAAGTGGAATCCGTTGTTTCTCTTGTGGAGCCTGTTATTCCACAAGTAGAAGAAGTGATTCCGCAGGTCGAGTCGGTTATAGAAGAGCCTGTTTTGGTCGAAGATGTAGTTCCAAGCAACCAAGAAATTTCAACGCAATTTGACGAACCCTGCGTTGAGGAAGTGACAGTCTCGACTCAAACCGACCCCCTACCTGAGGATGTACTCATTGGTGAAATAGTACCTGCAGAAACAGAAGACGTCGCTTGTGGACCTTCAGAGGTCCAAGAGGTCCAACAtcatcaacaacaacaacagccaATAGTTGAAGCACCTGTCTTGGCGGCACCAGTTTCCTCATCCTCTTCACAAAACGAACTGGCTCCGGCGGTGGCGGCCCTTCTGGAGGCCCTGCGCGCCGGACAGCTGCGCCTGGACCTTCTGGACGTGGGCAGGCTGAGCGTCAGTGAGCTGCAGGCGGGACGGATGCTCGTCTCGGACATTGAGGGCATGAACCTCAACGTAGCTGACCTGCACAGCAACAGCGGCGCCCTGGTGCTCAGCTCGGTGCAGGCGCCGATGGACGCGCTGGCCGAGGCCCTGCTGGCCGCCGCGCAAAGGATGATAcctccaccaccaccacccccACAAATCATCCACGTGCCGTCGCCACCACCACCCCACTCGGACATGCAGTGTCAAACGCAAACACCTAAATCGACCCCGCCTCGGCAGCCCTCTCAGGCAATCGAGGATGTGGTGGAGGCCGCAGAAGCACAGCAGTTGGAGGTGCAAGAAGTGAGCATTTCGAGGTACTCACCGTTGCCCGTATTCACCACGGAGCAGGTGTTGGCGCTGCAGGCAGCCGCCCTGAGCAGCGTGACCCGCGAAAGGTCAAGAGATCGCTCGATgcctccaccgccgccaaCGACCGATTTCGGCGCCCCTCCCCCTCccttccagcagcagcagcagcaggacgTTGACCCTGGCATTTTGGAATTGGGCAACAGGTTGGCCAGGGCGTGTTGTTGCGCCACCCTCTCTGCCCTGCGGAGGGTGGTCACGTACACTGAGCAGCAGGCGAACAGTTTGGCCGACGAAACGCGCGAGCGGAGTGGCCTGCAGATGGCGCTGTGCGTGGTGCTGGTGCTCGTGGCCGGCATCATTCTGGTCGCCAGCATGGGCGGCAACGGCGACGCGGTGCACCACCACCACTGGGACTTTTACATGCCAAAGTGA